A DNA window from Engystomops pustulosus chromosome 6, aEngPut4.maternal, whole genome shotgun sequence contains the following coding sequences:
- the TNFRSF6B gene encoding tumor necrosis factor receptor superfamily member 6B isoform X1: MTDCKKMMYYHNIIQVVAGLFLVTIIMADELTPTYEWMDETGKALICQKCPPGTYVAKHCSSKSNTICQACPEKHYTQHWNYLDKCRFCNVICQEGEQVKHDCNSTHNRVCECQPGYHLSGHYCIQDLQSDYQPDGDEDGDRLIIDYSEGLNNTTYVIRQLKLSLVIQKGKKHSLQKRIRKLLKTSDLNKAMLLQLLDSLKDGKLQNQEKNKLKRFLHQEES, from the exons ATGACTGACTGCAAAAAGATGATGTACTACCACAACATAATCCAG GTGGTGGCAGGTTTATTTCTTGTAACCATAATAATGGCGGATGAGCTTACTCCTACCTATGAGTGGATGGATGAGACAGGCAAGGCATTGATATGTCAGAAATGCCCACCGGGTACATATGTTGCCAAACATTGCTCTTCCAAAAGTAACACAATATGCCAGGCATGCCCAGAGAAGCATTATACCCAGCACTGGAATTACCTGGACAAATGCAGATTTTGCAATGTTATCTGTCAGGAAGGAGAGCAAGTGAAACACGATTGCAATTCCACACACAACAGGGTATGCGAATGCCAGCCTGGCTACCACCTCAGTGGCCACTACTGTATCCAAGATTTACAGAGCGATTATCAACCAGACG GTGATGAAGATGGTGACAGGCTCATTATAGATTACTCTGAAGGCCTGAATAACACAACATACGTGATCCGACAACTGAAACTCAGCCTTGTCATCCAAAAAGGAAAGAAGCACAGTCTCCAGAAAAGGATTCGGAAGTTGTTAAAAACcagtgatttaaataaagctatGCTCCTGCAACTTTTGGATTCCTTAAAAGACGGCAAATTACAGAATCAAGAAAAAAATAAGCTTAAGAGATTCTTACATCAGGAAGAATCGTAA
- the TNFRSF6B gene encoding tumor necrosis factor receptor superfamily member 6B isoform X2 gives MTDCKKMMYYHNIIQVVAGLFLVTIIMADELTPTYEWMDETGDEDGDRLIIDYSEGLNNTTYVIRQLKLSLVIQKGKKHSLQKRIRKLLKTSDLNKAMLLQLLDSLKDGKLQNQEKNKLKRFLHQEES, from the exons ATGACTGACTGCAAAAAGATGATGTACTACCACAACATAATCCAG GTGGTGGCAGGTTTATTTCTTGTAACCATAATAATGGCGGATGAGCTTACTCCTACCTATGAGTGGATGGATGAGACAG GTGATGAAGATGGTGACAGGCTCATTATAGATTACTCTGAAGGCCTGAATAACACAACATACGTGATCCGACAACTGAAACTCAGCCTTGTCATCCAAAAAGGAAAGAAGCACAGTCTCCAGAAAAGGATTCGGAAGTTGTTAAAAACcagtgatttaaataaagctatGCTCCTGCAACTTTTGGATTCCTTAAAAGACGGCAAATTACAGAATCAAGAAAAAAATAAGCTTAAGAGATTCTTACATCAGGAAGAATCGTAA